The DNA window CTGTCAAACCTGGGGTCTAGCCCCTGGTTCACCTGTCTCCAAATTGTGCAGGTATCAATAGGACGGTGAGAGACATGAAACAGGTGTTTGCGACCGTGGCATCCGTCAAATCCGCCAAATTCTGTGCGTTGAAGTTCAGGCGCGTATGGCGGCAAGGTGACGCGCTAGAGGCCAGTAGGCCGGCCGGCCGGTCCGGCCGGTGTCGGCAGGGACATGGAAGCCCGCCCCATCGTCCACGACCAAGACGTGGTGATCTACCCCCGCGCTGACACTGGTTGATATTGCAACACCCCTGTGGAGGATCAGTTCGGTCTGGCCTGGTGTTCTTCGAATCGAGCGGGTGAGCGGTACCCCAGGCTGGAATGGCGTCGCTCACGGTTATAGAACACTTCAATCCACTCGAAGACCAAATGACGTGTGTCAGCGCGGTTTCCCTGTGCCTTATGCAGATTGAGTTCCATCTTCAGGGTCGCGAAAAAGCTCTCCATGGCAGCATGATCCCAACACTCGCCCTTCCTGCTCATACTCTGGAGCGCCTGGAGGCGCTCCAAGGCCTGTCGGTACTCGCTGCTGGCGTATTGAACCCCCCTATCTGAATGATGAAGCATTCCTTGTCCAGGACGACGGATCCGCTGCGCCATCGTGAGGGCTGCCACGACCAACTCGGTATGGAGCGTCTTGCGCATCGCCCAGCCGATGATCTTTCTGGAAAAGAGATCCATCACCACTGCCAGGTACATCCAGCCTTCGTGGGTGGGTAAATAGGTCATGTCCGTGACCCATTTCTGGTTGGGCCGGTCCGCCGTAAAGTCGCGATTGAGCAGGTTCTCGGCCACGGGATGCCGATGTGTTGAATTGGTAGTAGTACGAAATTTCCGCTTGCAGCGCACCTTGAGGCCTGCTGCCTTCATCAGGCGGGTGATCCGTGCTCGACTGACCTGCTGTCCCTCTTCGGCCAGCACGGCCTGAACGCGGGGGGCACCGTAGGTGCCCCGGCTCTCCTGATACATCTTCTGGATCAATGGCGTCAAGGTGACATCCGCCTGAACGTGTCGGTTCTCTGGCCTTCTCCACCACGCAAAAGAGCCACTCACGCCAACATCGAGCGTCCTGCACAGCAACTCGATGGGGTACGCGTGACGATGTTGCTCGATAAACTGGTCAATCAGTTTTCTTTGGCAAGGGCTCCCAGCCTGCGGCTGGGAAGAAGGCCAGCGCTTTTTTCAGAATATCCCGTTCCTGACGGGTAATTTCGAGTTCGCGTTCGAGCTTCTTGACCCGCGCTTCCTGCTCACTCAATGCCGCGACCCCGCGTCCGGTGAACTGGGGGCGTCCGGCCGCCGTTTGCTGCTCGTGGTGCTGCTTCCAGCGCACCACGAGATAGGGCTGAATGCCCAGGTTTCGGG is part of the Deinococcus ruber genome and encodes:
- a CDS encoding IS3 family transposase, whose product is MLCRTLDVGVSGSFAWWRRPENRHVQADVTLTPLIQKMYQESRGTYGAPRVQAVLAEEGQQVSRARITRLMKAAGLKVRCKRKFRTTTNSTHRHPVAENLLNRDFTADRPNQKWVTDMTYLPTHEGWMYLAVVMDLFSRKIIGWAMRKTLHTELVVAALTMAQRIRRPGQGMLHHSDRGVQYASSEYRQALERLQALQSMSRKGECWDHAAMESFFATLKMELNLHKAQGNRADTRHLVFEWIEVFYNRERRHSSLGYRSPARFEEHQARPN
- a CDS encoding transposase; protein product: MTASKHTYTAEFKEEAVRLVISSQKSCAEIARNLGIQPYLVVRWKQHHEQQTAAGRPQFTGRGVAALSEQEARVKKLERELEITRQERDILKKALAFFPAAGWEPLPKKTD